The Bacteroidales bacterium genome includes the window CACCATGGCAGTAAGTGCCTTTTTTACAGTTGACAGAGGTATATCCAGTTTTGTTGAGATTTCACTTGATTTGCTACCCGGATGGTTTTCTATGTATGCTAATATATTTTTAGTCCTGGGAGCTAATTTTTGTGATAAATTTTTATGAGTATTTAACTTAATCATTAGCTTATCCTGTATATTTAGCAGACAATCTAAAAAGAAGATAAGCCATTCATCTATATTTTCTCCCGGTCTTTGTTTTTGAGTTTTCATCAACACCTTATAATATTCTGCTTTTCGATGTTCTGTTTCGTGTTCAAAACTAACATACTGAATCCATGTATAGCCACTCCTTAATAGTAATAAAGTTCCCAGTAATCTACTTAATCGTCCATTCCCGTCTTGGAAGGGGTGAATACTTAAAAAATCATAAACAAATAAGGCAGTCTTTACTATTGGAAGGGTTTCTTTATCTGAATGATACCAATTAATCAAATCTTTCATTGCCTGCTCTGTTGCCAATCCCGGTTCTGCTGTTTCAAATACAATTTGTTTAGTACCATCAAGGTGTTTGGCTTCAACAGAATTGCTGACTTGTTTATATTCTCCTCGATGCCACTCATCTTTTTTAGAATAATTCATTAGAATTTTGTGAAGATTCTTCAAGTTCCCTTCCGAAATAACAATGTCTTTGTATGACTCTGCGATTGTATCAAGCACCTCAAAATAACCTGCGACTTCTTGCTCGTCCCGTTCTTCTAATTTAGATATTTTAAGTTTCTCTATTAATACTTCTACTTCATTATCAGTCATTTTAGAGCCTTCAATTCTTGTTGAAGCTCCAACACTTTGAACTGTTGCAATTGCTTTAAGTTGTTTTAGAGTTTGCCCTTCTCTTTTCTCTATAATAGACCAAGAAGCATCAAATCTGTCTATTTTACTGATTTCAGACATCAGCTTCATAGTCAATTTTAAATGAAATGTATGAATACTTTGTAACATGTGGTTCGTTTTGGTTCGCAAATATACGATAAATTATTCGTAAATATAAAATAATTGGTTCGAAATGGTTCATAAATATCCGATATTTAGTCGGAAAATAAAAGACATTTTTGATGTAAATATGATAAAACGCTATATATCTGACTCTTAAAGTCTAAAAAACATTTGGAATTTATGATGAATATTTTTTACTGATGATGATAATTACTGCCTTATTTTAAGAATCTTGAAACCTGAATGAGGTTTAACGAAGCAACCAAACAGATTTCAACGAGTTTTGAAAACAGCTTTCAACGAAGCTTAAAAAATGATTATTGATTAGTGAATAATGATTATTGTAAGAAGCTGCATCAAATGTTTCAACAGAACTCAACAACAATTTCGTCAGGCTCAATAACCGACAGCATCGAATTTTACAACAAATATATTTTTGAATTAATATAAACTAAAGCATTTTTCAAATCTTTTTCACCAAGGTAGGTTTGTATTTCAATATCGGAATAACCTTTTGCTTTTAATTGTTTGGCTTTGTTGTGCCTGAAAAGAAGTATTGATACTTGCTTGTTGATGATAATAAGCAGCGAATAAGGTACAAGCCGGCTAAAACTCTTAAAAGATTTTTGTTTACATAATTAACCGGATACTACCGAATATATAATATATTTGTATAAAAATAACAAAATACACAAAAAAAAAGGGATACTACTGAATTTTAAAAAAAAAGGCAATTTGTTCTTTATTAAAATAATTATTTTACTTTTGCAACCGCAATTAAAAAAACAGACTTTTTTTTATTTGCAAACCGGAATAAAAGTTTTAATCTTTTATTTGAAAATTACAGAAATTTCGGGGCGTAGTGCAGCCCGGTTAGCGCATTCCGATATGGAATCGGAAGAGTCGCAAACAAATCTGCCTATTTTGTTTTGAATTTCGGGGCGTAGCGCAGCCCGGTTAGCGCATCTGCTTTGGGAGCAGAGGGTCGCAGGTTCGAATCCTGCCGCCCCGACACTAAAAAATAAAAGCCTTACATTAATTTGTGAGGCTTTTTTTATTTTATAATATTTTGTTGTATCTTTAACCAAACCTTTAAATATTACATAAACCAATAATTAAATTAAATAATCATGGAAGAAAAACAAATAAAATCAAAAAAAGAAGTAACAAGCGAATCAATAATAAAAAGACATATGTATTGGTCTGTCAGTGCGGGTCTAATCCCTTTCCCTCTTTTAGATATTGCTGCAGTTACAGCAGTTCAAACAGACATGTTAAAATCTTTATGTAACTTTTACAAAGTTGATTATTCACAAGAAAAAGGAAAAGCTTGGATTACTGCCTTAACTGCTGCAACATTGTCAAGTATAATTGCCAGAACAAGTGCATCTGTTGTCAAAGTTATTCCTGCAATAGGTACTGTTGTCGGTATGGCTTCAATGGCAATTATATCAGGGGCTTCAACTTATGCAGTCGGTAATGTTTTTGTTAATCATTTTGAAGCCGGTGGGACACTCCAAAATTTCAATACAGATAACTTTAAAAAATTCTACATTGAAAAATTGGAAGAAGGCAAAGATTTGGCCAAAAAGATGAAAGATAAATACAAAGCTTATACAAAAAAGAAAAAAGGAAAAGACAAAGAAAAGACAGTCATTTCTAAACTTAAAGAACTAAACAAATTGAAAGATCAAAAACTGATTAACGAAAAAGAATATACTTCAATGCGTAATGATATTTTAAAGCAGTTTTAAATTTGGAATTAATAAAATAAGTTCTATTTTTGCAACACAAAATCTAAATGGAAGGAGGTACCAATATGAATCATTTTAGACTTAATATCTCAAAACTGCACAGGAAAAAATAAGGTAATTATTCTGTAACCTTTTTATAAATCCTGTTCAGTCTGAACAGGATTTTTTTATCCGTTCTAAATCAATCAATTTTATTTCTTGACAACAAAAATTTAATACAATATCACTTATTGCAGCAAACCGGTTGTCATTTAACATTTATAAAAAAGCCTTATGGCAACTTTAGCAGACCAATATTACATAAAAGCTTTGGATAATTATCCTTATGATCTTGAAATTTCATTAGAGAATCTGAATTATGCATTATCCTCTGATCGTGATCATGCAGGCGCAAATCATTTAATGGCTCAATTACATATGGATTATATGAATGATTTCAGAAATGCACGGCATTATCTTGAAACAGCTTTAGCGTCTGAGCCCTATAATTTAAATGTTTGCTATAGTTTAATCACTTTATTTATTAAAGTAAAAGAGCCTGAAAAAGCAAAAAAACTTCTTAAATACGCTCACAAAATAAGTGGTGCTGATTTGGGCAGATTATTTACTCTGGAAGCATTGAATTATGAATACCAAAAGCAATATTTAAAAACATTGGATTTTTTGGTAAAAGCTTTAGATGAGACATATAATGAGGATGAAACAGAAAATATAAAAACTGCAATGAAAAGGGTTAAAGAAAAACTCGGCAGAAACAGCAAGTATAATTATTTTTCTGAAATTGAATGATAATATATCTTATCTGTAATAAAAAAGGGCTTATATAAAATAAGCCCTTTTTCATTATATTTATAAGATGTTCAAGATTCTAATACATCAACATCAATTCCGAATCCGGAAGTTATATCAATTATATCATCTGCATATGATTCATAACTATCTTCATAATACCATTTGATATATACACTCCCGCCTCTGTTTTTATATTCTTTCAGTATTTCAAGAATTTCGTATAAAACTCTGCTCGTTCCTGTATTCAGACTTTTTAAGTTATAAACAACAACCAATTTTCCTGCTTTTAAAAAAGTAAATTTTTTAAACCAATCAATTATCGGTTTAAAAAACATCCTGGGGTCTTGCATGTATGAACTTCCCGAGATCGTACAAACACCTGAATTTGCATTTAGATTAATAAAAGGAAAAATTTCGTTGCCGTTCCTGAATTTATTAATAATAAGGTCTTCCATATATAATTTGAGAGTATCTTCTTTTTATGAAATTACAAAAATAATATAAAGTATTAATATTTTGACGAAATAATCTTTTTTATACATAAACTTCTTGTTTTAATACGTAGAAAGTCAAATTTTATTTCAAATTGATCAAAATATATACAAAAATTCTACCGGTTTTATCTTATTAAAATTATTTTTAAAAAATTTGCTGTTTTCAATAAGAGATTGTAGAGAAAAAAAATTACAAAATAACAAGTTTAAAAGAAAAGGTTATTACAATCCCTTAACAGCTTCAAGCAATCCGAGATATATCCAATTAGCCAATGCTTGACGATTATCCGATAAGATAATTCGTTTTTGGTTATATGTATTCCTGATATTTCCCAGTTCAATGAAAACTGCTGTAGGAAGTGTATTTTCTAATATATATAAATTTCTGGCAGTTACGGTTCCGTGATATCCCCTATCCTTTTGAACTTTACGATATTTTTTTTCAAAAGTTTTATGAATAGATAATGCTGTTTTTTTGCCTGATTTACTGTTTGAGTGATGATAGAAAAAGACATCCTGCCGTTTATTGTAACTGCGTGAATCAACATGTATCGAAACTAATATTTGTGATTTTACACCGAGTTTTTTATGTTTTTTATATAAACCGTTCACATCATCAGTTCTTTGCTTTAATCTAACTTTTTGTTTTCGCGGTATTTCTTTGTTGTAATAACTTTTTTCATCCTTATCACAGAGCAAAAACTTTTCATCTCTGATGCCGTCATTTTTATCTTTGATAATAATATATACTGTTGCACTATGTTGCATTAAGTTCCGGGCTAACCTTAAGCTTACGTCATATGCATATTCATCTTCGCATAATGTATGATTTTTACCGACATATCTTGCTCCCGGATCAGGCCCTCCGTGTCCGCTGACAATATAAAAAACTCTGTTCTTTAATTTTTCATCTGATACTTTAATCTCCTTATATTTATTACCAAAAAGCACCTCTGTCTTTGTAGTAATAATGTCCGGTTTAGTTTTTATTTCTTCAATATTTGAAATATTATCTTTGCAATGTAATTCACTGTAAGGAACCCATAATAAGTTTGATTTTGTATAATGCGTTTTTCTTAAATTATTCTTCAACAATTTTTCATTATAATCTTTTATTCTTAGTGCTGAATTATAATCATAATTATTAATTGTTGACCTTATACTTGTACCATTGTAGTTATATATGTAAATCGGCAGTTTGTATGATTTGTCAAACAGTAATTCAGTATTTTTATCAATATTATTAAGAGAGAGAAATTTAGATAAATTACATGAATTATCATCAAGCATATATCTCCTTAAGAAAGCAAATGTACCTTCACCTGTTAAAGGTTTTTTTTCAATAAAGTATGGTGTTTGAGCTGATATTTGACCAAACAATA containing:
- a CDS encoding DUF1987 domain-containing protein; its protein translation is MEDLIINKFRNGNEIFPFINLNANSGVCTISGSSYMQDPRMFFKPIIDWFKKFTFLKAGKLVVVYNLKSLNTGTSRVLYEILEILKEYKNRGGSVYIKWYYEDSYESYADDIIDITSGFGIDVDVLES
- a CDS encoding N-acetylmuramoyl-L-alanine amidase → MFVLKRSIIISYLISLVLFGQISAQTPYFIEKKPLTGEGTFAFLRRYMLDDNSCNLSKFLSLNNIDKNTELLFDKSYKLPIYIYNYNGTSIRSTINNYDYNSALRIKDYNEKLLKNNLRKTHYTKSNLLWVPYSELHCKDNISNIEEIKTKPDIITTKTEVLFGNKYKEIKVSDEKLKNRVFYIVSGHGGPDPGARYVGKNHTLCEDEYAYDVSLRLARNLMQHSATVYIIIKDKNDGIRDEKFLLCDKDEKSYYNKEIPRKQKVRLKQRTDDVNGLYKKHKKLGVKSQILVSIHVDSRSYNKRQDVFFYHHSNSKSGKKTALSIHKTFEKKYRKVQKDRGYHGTVTARNLYILENTLPTAVFIELGNIRNTYNQKRIILSDNRQALANWIYLGLLEAVKGL
- a CDS encoding Fic family protein gives rise to the protein MLQSIHTFHLKLTMKLMSEISKIDRFDASWSIIEKREGQTLKQLKAIATVQSVGASTRIEGSKMTDNEVEVLIEKLKISKLEERDEQEVAGYFEVLDTIAESYKDIVISEGNLKNLHKILMNYSKKDEWHRGEYKQVSNSVEAKHLDGTKQIVFETAEPGLATEQAMKDLINWYHSDKETLPIVKTALFVYDFLSIHPFQDGNGRLSRLLGTLLLLRSGYTWIQYVSFEHETEHRKAEYYKVLMKTQKQRPGENIDEWLIFFLDCLLNIQDKLMIKLNTHKNLSQKLAPRTKNILAYIENHPGSKSSEISTKLDIPLSTVKKALTAMVKNKMIVKYGVGAGTNYSAEKLSPLKSDLMFQLTNKIKEKEFLLMNPSSFIEIKKIILTPLFEWEKPDEWSTKLVNQGLYFKITGITNTSSSFSQPYTLLAFNSPHYFQPVFTLNSPIKIPLHVKGEVPNLNEFPIKIKIELLGSEPTFKFDVMFVYDEI
- a CDS encoding DUF697 domain-containing protein; translated protein: MEEKQIKSKKEVTSESIIKRHMYWSVSAGLIPFPLLDIAAVTAVQTDMLKSLCNFYKVDYSQEKGKAWITALTAATLSSIIARTSASVVKVIPAIGTVVGMASMAIISGASTYAVGNVFVNHFEAGGTLQNFNTDNFKKFYIEKLEEGKDLAKKMKDKYKAYTKKKKGKDKEKTVISKLKELNKLKDQKLINEKEYTSMRNDILKQF